In the Candidatus Delongbacteria bacterium genome, GGTGGCCAGCTTGGCCTCCGGCGTGCACGCGGCCGGCGCGCACCAGGTGGTGTTCGACGGGGCCGGGCTGCCCAGCGGCGTCTACATCGCCCGACTCCAGACCGCTGCGGGACTGGAGAGCCGGCGCATGACGCTGGTCAAGTAGGAGCGCAGCGGCGCTTGGGGGGGCGCGGCGAGCACCGACTCTCGTGGGTCCGGCAGCGGGCCGGACGTGGTCCAATCCAATCTGAAAGGTCTGCACATGCTGAAGCGTTCCCTGTTGCTCCTGAGCTCGGCCCTGCTGATCGCGCCCCTGGCCTGGTCGACGTGCCTGGAATCCAGCCCCCACGAGTGGCTGCAGGGCCGGCAGTTCAACCACGCCGCCATTCCGGCCAGCCGCAGCAATCCGGCGTCCGCCCTGGACGAGGTGCCCGACAACCAGTTCTTCAGCCTGGGATTCTATCCGCAAGGCCATCTGACGCTGGCGCTGGAGCAACCGGCGGCGACGGGATTGATCACCATCTGGGAGACCACCTGGCGCAACGGGAGCTATTGCCTGGAGACCGCGGCCGTCGAAGTGGCGGCCCACGAGGGAGGGCCTTGGGTATTGGTGGGCGTGGCGGACAACGATCGCGGCGCCGGGGCGGATTTCCACCTGAACGAGTTCAGCTTCGACGCGGCCGCGCTGGGGTTCTGCGTCCAGTACGTCCGGCTGTCGGAGACCTCGGACCTGACTGAGATCGCCCAGCGCTGCAACACGGGGGACGGCTTCGACGTGGATGCAGTCTGCGTGAGCGGCACGGCCTGCCCGGATCCGGGAGAGGTGGAAGCGCACGAGACACCCGCCGCCGTGCAGCTGCGGGGCAACTGGCCCAATCCCTTCAACCCCGTGACCCGCGTGCACTTCAGCCTGTCCGAGACCGGGCCGGCCCGGTTGGAGGTCTTCGATTTGACGGGACGGCGCGTGGCCACACTGGTGGACGGCCTGCGGGCGGCCGGCGAGCACCAGGCCACCTTCGACGCCTCCCGCCTGCCCTCGGGCATCTACCTGGCCCGGCTGCAGGCCGGCAACCAGCAGGAGTGCCGCAAGATGACCCTGCTGAAGTAACCGCGGCCTTAGGTCAAGCCACCCGCCCCCGGTCCGTCCACCGGGGGCTTTTTGCTGGGGCCGGGGTCGGAACCGGTACGGGTGGGAAGCGGCGCGCGGGGGGGATCGCTCCCACTTCGACTTTACTAAGTTTGTTCAGACCCGACCGTAGCCATGGAGATCCGCATGAGTCCCGAACCCGCCCTGAATCTCAGTTCCAGCCAGGAGATGTACCTGAAGACCATCTTCCTGCTTTGCGAGGAACAAAAAGTGGCGCGCGTCAAGGACATCGCCGCCAACCTCAACGTCACCATGTCCAGCGTCAACGGCGCCATCAAGGGGTTGACGGACCGCGGCTATTGCCGGCACAGCCGCTACGGCTACGTGGATTTGACCGAGGAAGGGCGCGAGGCGGCCCTGGCCGTGCTGGACAAGTACCAGGTGCTGACCCGCTTCCTGCACGAGATCCTGGGCGTGGACCGCAAGACGGCCGACGCCGACGCTTGCGAAATGGAGCACATCGTCTCGCCCCAGACCCTGGACCGCATCGGCACCTTCCTGGAGTTCATCGACCACTGCGGCAAGGACGCCAGCAGCTGGATCCAGCACTACCAGACCTTCCTGGGCGGCCGGTTGAACGGCGAAGGTTGCCCGGACTGCGAGCTGTAGCCGTCGCTCCACAGCCATCGACACAGGGGGCCGCGGCCCCCTGTTGCTTTGGTGGATTCTCCCCGCGGTCAAGCCGACAAGGTGGCGCGCGTCACGATCTCCGGCGGATTGTGCAGGTGCTGCTTGACCGCACAGAGCTCGGCGGAGCGGATCACGGCGTCCTTGAAGCGGGCCGGGAAGCTGGCCGGCAGCACGATGTTCAGCTCCAGCTTGCCGATGCGGTGGCCCACCGGATCCGGCACGATCTCCATCTCCACGCTCAGCCCCTGGGTGTCGATGTTGCGCGAATCGCAGAAGCCCTTGACGTAGATGCCCGCGCAGGTGGCGATGGAGGCCAGGAAGAGGTCGAAGGGCTGCGGCGCGCTGCCCTCGCCCCCGCCGCGCGGGGACTGGTCCGTCCGGATGGTGAAGCCGTTGTACTCCGCGTCCACGCGCTTGCCGCCGGGGAAGCTCACGCTCATCTGTGCCATGTCACTCTCCTTCGCTGGCTGGAATGTTCGTTACTCAACCGACCCAAGATGTCATTTTGTTTCCATCATGAAAATATTGCTGCTAATAATTGTTGTGTGAGAATCCCTGCTTGCTATGTTGGCCCGTCGATCTCCGAGTCCGCCGGCCTGCCTTCCGAGGGAAAAGGGGCGGCGGACCGTGGCGACCCCGGGCCCTGTGTCCCGGTGGTCTCCCTTCGCATTCGCGAAGCCGGTGGCGCGGGAAACGGCGCCGCCGCCCGGCATTGGAAAGGAGATCCGCGCCTGCCGCCCGGCCGCACTCCGGCCGGACTCCGCGCGGTCCCTCCACAACAGGCGCAAACCACAAGATGATCCACCCCCTGCTTTCCGTTGCCAAGGCCAGCCAGACCCTGTGGCGGGCCTGTCCGGATTGGGGCGTGGAAACCCTGCCGCTCCAGGCCGCCGCCGGGCGCGTGTTGGCCGAGGCCGTCCACGCCGAGCGCGACGCGCCGCCCTTTCCGCGGGTGGCCATGGACGGCGTGGCCGTGGCCTGGGCCGCCTGGGAGGCGGGCCGACGGCGCTTCCAGGTGGAAGGCGTGCAGGCTGCGGGGGATCCGCCCACCCGGCTGGCGGATCCGCTGGC is a window encoding:
- a CDS encoding T9SS type A sorting domain-containing protein; amino-acid sequence: MLKRSLLLLSSALLIAPLAWSTCLESSPHEWLQGRQFNHAAIPASRSNPASALDEVPDNQFFSLGFYPQGHLTLALEQPAATGLITIWETTWRNGSYCLETAAVEVAAHEGGPWVLVGVADNDRGAGADFHLNEFSFDAAALGFCVQYVRLSETSDLTEIAQRCNTGDGFDVDAVCVSGTACPDPGEVEAHETPAAVQLRGNWPNPFNPVTRVHFSLSETGPARLEVFDLTGRRVATLVDGLRAAGEHQATFDASRLPSGIYLARLQAGNQQECRKMTLLK
- a CDS encoding metal-dependent transcriptional regulator; this encodes MSPEPALNLSSSQEMYLKTIFLLCEEQKVARVKDIAANLNVTMSSVNGAIKGLTDRGYCRHSRYGYVDLTEEGREAALAVLDKYQVLTRFLHEILGVDRKTADADACEMEHIVSPQTLDRIGTFLEFIDHCGKDASSWIQHYQTFLGGRLNGEGCPDCEL
- a CDS encoding OsmC family protein; translated protein: MAQMSVSFPGGKRVDAEYNGFTIRTDQSPRGGGEGSAPQPFDLFLASIATCAGIYVKGFCDSRNIDTQGLSVEMEIVPDPVGHRIGKLELNIVLPASFPARFKDAVIRSAELCAVKQHLHNPPEIVTRATLSA